Proteins found in one Acidobacteriota bacterium genomic segment:
- a CDS encoding metal-dependent hydrolase — protein sequence MSLGTTSRITWLGHATFRIEFPGGEVVLLDPWLEGNPACPERWHAPGRVDAVLVTHGHFDHLSAAADLGRAGAKVVCIFEIAQWLGAQGLPEERVVGMNKGGRVPVVPGLEATMVDAVHSGGIVDGDGRIVYGGEPAGFMLHFDGGPTIYFAGDTSLFGDMKLYGEVYRPETAILPIGGHFTMGPEDAARAARMLGVRRVVPCHFGTFPVLSGKPDQLASALEGAAEMVAVEPGQDLP from the coding sequence ATGTCTCTTGGCACCACGTCGCGAATCACCTGGCTCGGTCACGCCACCTTCCGCATCGAGTTTCCGGGCGGAGAGGTCGTCCTGCTCGATCCCTGGCTGGAAGGGAACCCGGCCTGCCCGGAACGCTGGCACGCGCCCGGCCGCGTGGACGCCGTGCTGGTCACGCACGGACACTTCGACCATCTTTCCGCCGCCGCGGATCTCGGCCGCGCGGGCGCGAAGGTCGTGTGCATCTTCGAGATCGCCCAGTGGCTCGGCGCGCAGGGCCTTCCCGAGGAGCGAGTGGTCGGCATGAACAAAGGGGGCCGCGTGCCGGTGGTCCCCGGTCTCGAAGCGACGATGGTCGACGCCGTCCACTCGGGCGGGATCGTCGACGGGGACGGGCGGATCGTCTACGGCGGCGAGCCGGCCGGGTTCATGCTGCATTTCGACGGCGGCCCGACGATCTACTTCGCGGGCGACACGAGCCTGTTCGGGGACATGAAGCTGTACGGCGAGGTCTACCGTCCCGAAACCGCCATTCTCCCCATCGGCGGGCACTTCACCATGGGGCCGGAAGACGCCGCCCGCGCCGCTCGCATGCTGGGTGTCCGCCGGGTGGTGCCCTGCCACTTCGGCACGTTCCCCGTGCTGTCGGGCAAACCGGACCAGCTCGCCTCGGCGCTGGAAGGGGCGGCGGAGATGGTCGCGGTGGAGCCGGGTCAGGACCTGCCCTGA
- a CDS encoding SDR family NAD(P)-dependent oxidoreductase, with translation MGKLDGRIALVTGASSGIGRATAAALAAEGARVIAAARRRERVEALCREIWERYGIEAGALTVDVRDRGDVADSMKKLRESGWHEIDILVNNAGLAAGLDRIQDGSFDDWDRMIDTNVKGLLNVTRHVLPGMLERGRGHIVNIGSIAGREVYDRGNVYCATKFAVRALNKAMRIDLNGRGIRVTTVDPGLVETEFSLVRFHGDAERAKATYAGMTPLRPEDVADAVVWAVTRPPHVDVEEVVLMPTDQASVFHVHRRKE, from the coding sequence ATGGGCAAACTCGACGGAAGGATCGCACTCGTCACCGGAGCGAGCTCGGGAATCGGGCGCGCCACCGCCGCGGCTCTGGCCGCCGAAGGGGCGCGGGTGATCGCGGCGGCCAGGCGGCGCGAGCGGGTCGAGGCGCTCTGCCGCGAGATCTGGGAGCGTTACGGAATCGAGGCCGGAGCCCTGACCGTGGACGTGCGCGATCGCGGTGACGTCGCCGATTCGATGAAAAAACTGCGGGAAAGCGGCTGGCACGAAATCGACATTCTGGTGAACAACGCCGGACTTGCGGCCGGGCTCGATCGGATCCAGGACGGTTCGTTCGACGACTGGGACCGGATGATCGATACCAACGTGAAGGGCCTGCTGAACGTGACCCGTCACGTGCTCCCGGGGATGCTCGAGCGCGGCCGGGGACATATCGTGAACATAGGATCGATCGCCGGGCGCGAAGTCTACGACCGCGGGAACGTCTACTGCGCGACGAAGTTCGCGGTCCGGGCGCTCAACAAGGCGATGCGTATCGACCTGAACGGGCGAGGCATCCGCGTCACGACGGTCGATCCCGGTCTCGTGGAAACGGAGTTCAGCCTGGTGCGGTTTCACGGAGATGCGGAACGTGCGAAGGCGACCTACGCCGGCATGACGCCTCTCCGCCCGGAGGATGTGGCCGATGCCGTGGTGTGGGCGGTGACCCGTCCACCCCACGTCGACGTGGAGGAGGTGGTGCTGATGCCGACCGATCAGGCGTCGGTGTTCCACGTGCATCGCAGGAAGGAGTGA
- the pstB gene encoding phosphate ABC transporter ATP-binding protein, with product MSAPRPGMPTRAPSAPPAPARHVLEIENLSVWYGSKRALESISLRIPEKRITAFIGPSGCGKSTLLRCINRLNDLIEGVRIEGTIRFHGRNVLDPETDVSLLRKRIGMVFQKSNPFPKSIYENVAYGPRIHGIRDRRRLDAIVERSLRRAALWDEVKDRLFDSALGLSGGQQQRLCIARAIAVEPEVVLLDEPCSALDPVATARIEELMLQLKSDYTLVVVTHNMQQAARVSDDTAFLYMGRLVEHGRTEELFLNPKKKETEDYITGRFG from the coding sequence ATGAGCGCCCCCCGGCCCGGCATGCCGACGCGGGCGCCGTCGGCGCCACCCGCTCCGGCGCGCCACGTGCTGGAGATCGAGAACCTGTCGGTCTGGTACGGTTCGAAGCGGGCGCTCGAGTCCATCTCTCTCCGGATTCCGGAGAAGCGCATCACCGCGTTCATCGGTCCATCGGGGTGCGGCAAGTCGACCCTCCTCCGCTGCATCAACCGCCTCAACGATCTGATCGAGGGAGTGCGAATCGAGGGGACGATTCGCTTCCACGGGCGGAACGTCCTCGACCCCGAGACGGACGTGAGCCTGCTGCGCAAGCGGATCGGAATGGTCTTCCAGAAGTCGAATCCCTTTCCGAAATCGATCTACGAGAACGTCGCCTACGGTCCACGGATCCACGGAATCCGGGATCGGCGGCGCCTCGACGCGATCGTCGAGCGAAGTCTGCGGAGGGCTGCCCTCTGGGACGAGGTGAAAGACCGCCTGTTCGACAGCGCTCTCGGGCTGTCCGGGGGCCAGCAGCAGCGGCTGTGCATCGCGCGAGCGATCGCGGTCGAGCCCGAGGTGGTGCTGCTGGACGAGCCGTGCTCGGCCCTGGATCCGGTGGCCACCGCCCGGATCGAGGAGCTGATGCTGCAGCTCAAGAGCGACTACACCCTGGTGGTCGTGACGCATAACATGCAGCAGGCGGCGCGCGTGTCGGATGACACCGCCTTCCTGTACATGGGCCGACTGGTGGAGCACGGGCGAACGGAGGAGCTCTTCCTGAACCCCAAGAAGAAGGAGACGGAGGACTACATCACCGGACGGTTCGGCTGA
- a CDS encoding rhodanese-like domain-containing protein gives MIRPIPPDELEKALGANSPWHLFDLRDAGAYVEGHIPGARHVPLAQALRWIPQRAETHETVVLIDEDGRPGGPARRVAAELAARWFRHLRYLDGGMAAWGPGRPRERGGPAGERAASAEGCTRSALASKPVPWRVSERPLPPDPERRLPALEGSEVPPRNDR, from the coding sequence ATGATCCGACCGATCCCGCCGGACGAGCTGGAGAAGGCGCTCGGGGCGAACAGCCCTTGGCACCTGTTCGACCTGAGGGATGCCGGCGCGTACGTGGAAGGGCACATCCCCGGCGCGCGGCACGTGCCCCTCGCGCAGGCTTTGCGTTGGATTCCCCAACGCGCCGAGACCCACGAGACGGTCGTCCTGATCGACGAAGACGGGCGTCCCGGGGGGCCGGCCCGGCGCGTGGCGGCGGAACTGGCGGCCCGATGGTTCCGCCACCTACGCTATCTCGACGGCGGGATGGCCGCCTGGGGTCCCGGCCGGCCGCGGGAGCGGGGCGGACCCGCCGGCGAACGGGCCGCGTCGGCCGAGGGGTGCACCCGGTCCGCGCTGGCCTCGAAGCCCGTTCCCTGGCGCGTGTCGGAACGCCCCCTGCCCCCGGATCCGGAGCGCCGGCTCCCAGCCCTTGAAGGAAGCGAGGTCCCGCCGCGGAACGATCGGTGA
- a CDS encoding electron transfer flavoprotein subunit beta/FixA family protein: protein MKLLVLIKQVPDRDARLVLDESRRGIVETDLAWEVNESDRYAIETALRLKEAAGEGEVVACTLGPARARKALSHALAMGCDRAVHLVDPDFQDGDPLATAQALAAVVRREEPRLVLSGTRSDDAGFGETSLLVAGLLDWPAVFLTMGVELAGDKVRVVRELERSRQEVLEVQLPALLAVQSGIFDVRYTSLKGIMAAKRKPVDTPTPEQLGLSIEQIGRPGSRLEVLELAPPVRKSTCEFLEGEPAAVARQLVEKLQREAKVL from the coding sequence ATGAAGCTTCTCGTCCTGATCAAACAGGTGCCCGACCGCGATGCGCGGCTCGTGCTCGACGAATCGCGTCGGGGAATCGTCGAAACCGACCTCGCGTGGGAGGTCAACGAGTCCGACCGCTACGCCATCGAGACGGCGCTGCGTCTCAAGGAGGCCGCCGGCGAAGGCGAGGTCGTCGCCTGCACCCTGGGGCCGGCCCGCGCCCGGAAGGCCCTCAGCCACGCGCTGGCGATGGGGTGCGATCGGGCGGTGCATCTGGTCGATCCGGACTTCCAGGATGGCGACCCGCTCGCCACGGCGCAGGCGCTCGCCGCCGTGGTGCGCCGGGAAGAGCCGCGGCTGGTGCTCTCCGGGACCCGCTCCGACGATGCCGGTTTCGGCGAAACCTCGCTCCTGGTCGCCGGGCTTCTCGACTGGCCCGCCGTCTTCCTGACCATGGGCGTCGAGCTCGCCGGGGACAAGGTGAGAGTGGTCCGCGAGCTCGAGCGCAGCCGCCAAGAGGTGCTGGAGGTGCAGCTCCCGGCTCTGCTCGCCGTGCAGAGCGGGATCTTCGACGTCCGCTACACCTCCCTCAAAGGGATCATGGCGGCCAAGCGGAAGCCGGTCGACACCCCGACCCCGGAGCAACTCGGCCTGTCGATCGAACAGATCGGCCGGCCCGGCAGCCGCCTCGAGGTCCTCGAGCTGGCGCCGCCGGTGCGGAAGAGCACCTGCGAGTTCCTCGAGGGGGAGCCGGCGGCGGTGGCGCGGCAGCTCGTGGAAAAGCTGCAGCGCGAGGCGAAAGTGCTCTGA
- a CDS encoding DNA-binding response regulator, which translates to MREAVQTVAVVEDDPDIAAILEHHLSRGGFRVVRYARGDTALAALRRQPPDLLLLDLMLPGLDGLELFRMLRRDPATAELPVVMLTARTDETDRVVGLELGADDYITKPFSPREVVLRVRAVLRRRAAAPAAEAPSTLDFGDLRIFPEAHRVEVGGGEVPLTATEFKLLLFLARRAGRVQPREELLTQVWGYTPGVDSRTVDTHIRRLRRKLGAAAGRIETVVGVGYRFRG; encoded by the coding sequence ATGCGGGAGGCGGTCCAAACGGTCGCGGTCGTCGAGGATGACCCGGACATCGCCGCCATCCTCGAGCACCACCTCTCGAGAGGGGGGTTCCGCGTGGTGCGGTACGCCCGCGGGGACACGGCATTGGCCGCTCTGCGCCGCCAGCCGCCCGACCTCCTGCTCCTCGACCTGATGCTCCCCGGCCTGGACGGCCTCGAGCTGTTCCGGATGCTGCGGCGCGATCCCGCGACCGCCGAGCTTCCGGTGGTGATGCTCACCGCGCGAACCGACGAGACCGACAGGGTCGTCGGACTCGAGCTGGGCGCCGACGACTACATCACCAAGCCGTTCAGTCCCCGCGAGGTGGTGCTGCGCGTCCGGGCCGTCCTGCGCCGGCGAGCCGCCGCCCCTGCGGCCGAGGCGCCGTCCACGCTCGATTTCGGCGACCTGCGCATCTTCCCCGAGGCCCACCGCGTCGAGGTCGGGGGCGGCGAGGTCCCGCTGACGGCGACCGAGTTCAAGCTGCTTCTCTTCCTGGCGCGCCGGGCAGGCCGGGTGCAGCCGCGCGAAGAGCTGCTCACGCAGGTCTGGGGGTACACCCCCGGCGTGGACAGCCGGACGGTCGATACCCACATCCGGCGCCTCCGGCGCAAGCTCGGCGCCGCCGCCGGCCGGATCGAGACGGTGGTCGGCGTGGGGTACCGATTCCGCGGCTGA
- a CDS encoding flavin reductase family protein encodes MTARRVLLEFGRPGAPSGYHFLISAVVPRPIAWISTVDREGRPNLAPFSFFQGVSGDPPVIMVSFFPRKRSGEAKDTLSNIEETGEFVVNGVNEDLLEKVVLTSREYAHGVNEIELASLSTFPAAKVAPPCLAEAPFSLECRREETVEIGGCRAVFGRVLCAHVREDLMDDRGRIDPRRLRPVARLGGSFYAFLGTILEKRG; translated from the coding sequence ATGACCGCCCGCCGAGTGCTCCTGGAGTTCGGACGTCCCGGCGCTCCCTCCGGCTATCACTTTCTCATCTCCGCGGTGGTTCCCCGGCCGATCGCCTGGATCTCCACCGTCGATCGGGAGGGAAGGCCGAACCTCGCGCCGTTCTCGTTTTTCCAGGGGGTCAGCGGCGATCCCCCGGTGATCATGGTTTCCTTTTTTCCCCGCAAGAGGTCGGGCGAGGCGAAGGACACCCTGTCCAACATCGAGGAGACGGGCGAGTTCGTGGTCAACGGCGTGAACGAGGATCTCCTGGAAAAGGTCGTCTTGACCTCCAGGGAGTACGCGCACGGCGTGAACGAAATCGAGCTGGCGTCCCTCTCCACGTTCCCCGCAGCGAAGGTGGCCCCCCCGTGCCTGGCCGAGGCCCCGTTCAGCCTGGAGTGCCGCCGCGAGGAGACGGTCGAGATCGGCGGTTGCCGCGCCGTGTTCGGCCGGGTGCTGTGCGCGCACGTGCGCGAGGACCTGATGGACGACCGGGGTCGAATCGACCCCAGGCGTTTGCGTCCGGTCGCGCGCCTCGGCGGCAGCTTCTACGCGTTCCTGGGCACGATTCTGGAGAAGCGCGGCTGA
- the phoU gene encoding phosphate transport system regulatory protein PhoU — translation MERRFEQDLESLAERVQHLGGLVERAIGRSIRALVERDEAAARAVIEGDAEIDAVELEIDQLAMQILARYQLAGRDLRFVTTAMKITPDLERIADHAVNVSERALEMLQEPPLKAVVDLKVMARRAQEMVRAALDAFVRRDAEAARAVIQMDDEVDAMTVNLFRSLLSYMLEDPKTITRSIRLTFTGKYFERIADQAVNIAELIVYMVEGRVIKHAQASPPAG, via the coding sequence ATGGAACGGCGGTTCGAACAGGATCTCGAGAGCCTCGCCGAGCGGGTACAGCACCTCGGCGGGCTCGTGGAGCGCGCGATCGGGCGATCGATCCGAGCGCTGGTCGAGCGCGACGAGGCGGCGGCCCGCGCGGTGATCGAGGGGGACGCCGAGATCGACGCCGTCGAGCTCGAGATCGACCAGCTCGCGATGCAGATCCTCGCCCGCTACCAGCTTGCCGGTCGCGATCTCCGTTTCGTGACCACCGCGATGAAGATCACCCCCGATCTGGAGCGGATCGCCGATCACGCCGTCAACGTCTCGGAGCGGGCCCTGGAAATGTTGCAGGAACCGCCGCTCAAGGCCGTCGTCGACCTCAAGGTGATGGCGCGACGCGCCCAGGAGATGGTCCGCGCAGCTCTCGACGCGTTCGTGCGCCGCGACGCGGAGGCAGCCCGCGCCGTCATCCAGATGGACGACGAGGTCGACGCCATGACGGTGAACCTCTTCAGGTCGCTGCTGTCGTACATGCTGGAGGACCCGAAGACGATCACGCGCTCGATCCGTCTGACCTTCACCGGCAAGTACTTCGAGCGCATCGCCGACCAGGCCGTCAACATCGCCGAGCTGATCGTCTATATGGTCGAAGGCCGCGTCATCAAACATGCGCAGGCGTCACCGCCCGCAGGCTGA
- a CDS encoding carboxypeptidase regulatory-like domain-containing protein, producing the protein MGNPGLRTALILFLVAALAAPAAADPAGLSGVIETPPGVPIAGYRLRLESDKGVAIETLPLGQDGRFHLAAVPPGRYVVRLLTFDGRTCRVEFPPIVVDGRSPAEVRLRLAEKPVCHGARPGRWSQQGGRKAWILGGSVLAAALLAAALGGGGGEEPTVSPSSP; encoded by the coding sequence ATGGGCAACCCCGGGCTCCGCACCGCCTTGATCCTGTTTCTCGTCGCCGCTCTCGCGGCGCCCGCCGCCGCCGATCCCGCCGGCCTTTCCGGCGTGATCGAAACCCCGCCGGGGGTTCCGATCGCGGGATACCGCCTGCGGCTCGAGTCCGACAAAGGCGTCGCGATCGAAACGCTCCCGCTCGGCCAGGACGGCCGATTCCACCTCGCGGCCGTTCCGCCGGGCCGCTACGTCGTCCGGCTCCTCACCTTCGACGGGAGGACCTGCCGCGTCGAGTTCCCCCCGATCGTGGTCGACGGCCGCTCGCCGGCCGAGGTCCGCCTGCGGCTCGCCGAGAAGCCGGTGTGCCACGGCGCCCGCCCGGGCCGCTGGTCGCAGCAGGGCGGCCGCAAGGCCTGGATCCTCGGAGGCTCGGTGCTGGCGGCCGCCCTCCTCGCCGCCGCGCTCGGCGGCGGCGGCGGGGAAGAGCCGACGGTCTCGCCGTCGAGCCCGTGA
- a CDS encoding PAS domain-containing protein has product MRLAHRTLLVAAGALLLASPLLDAALRLAAAGRWAAAVAIAASAAAILAGAAPFAARRVSVWLAWLRGVAAGRESEPPEDLPEEFAAVATGIDSRAKAERERRRIEAERARLLEAVLERLPDGVLLVEPGLRVRFANRAFRELTDVSDPTGRPVTELVRDPDLRESLERVLREARPGMVRVAVPPGGERRFEVRIVPEGGRALAFFRDVTRLDRLEAMRRRFVADVSHELRTPLTAIRAYVETLLEEAGAGTAAYAETILRHARRMEGLIDDLTDLSRIETGAVPISPRLVDVERSVGAALEQVAPARREKDVEVRLRLPPGLAVRADPKRLEQILVNLLDNAIKFNRPGGRVEIGGRRRPGWVELWVEDTGVGIAPEDRERIFERFFQADSARSPERKGTGLGLAIVKHLMERHGGRVECRSTPGRGSRFLLEFPDPPREDR; this is encoded by the coding sequence ATGCGGCTGGCGCACCGGACCCTCCTCGTCGCGGCAGGCGCGCTCCTGCTCGCTTCCCCGCTGCTCGACGCGGCGCTCCGGCTCGCCGCGGCGGGACGGTGGGCAGCGGCGGTGGCGATCGCGGCATCGGCGGCGGCGATCCTCGCCGGGGCGGCCCCGTTCGCGGCCCGCCGCGTGTCGGTGTGGCTCGCCTGGCTTCGCGGCGTCGCCGCGGGCCGGGAATCGGAGCCGCCGGAGGACCTTCCCGAGGAGTTCGCGGCCGTCGCCACCGGGATCGACAGCCGCGCGAAAGCGGAACGCGAGCGCCGGAGGATTGAAGCGGAGCGGGCACGCCTTCTCGAGGCCGTGCTCGAGCGCCTTCCCGACGGCGTCCTGCTGGTCGAGCCGGGACTGCGCGTGCGCTTCGCCAACCGCGCCTTCCGCGAGCTCACCGATGTCTCCGACCCGACCGGCCGGCCCGTCACCGAGCTCGTGCGCGATCCCGACCTGCGCGAGTCGCTCGAGCGGGTTCTCCGCGAGGCGCGGCCGGGGATGGTGCGGGTGGCGGTCCCGCCGGGAGGGGAGCGCCGTTTCGAAGTCAGGATCGTTCCGGAGGGCGGGCGGGCGCTCGCCTTTTTCCGCGACGTGACGCGTCTCGACCGACTCGAAGCGATGCGCCGCCGCTTCGTCGCCGACGTCTCGCACGAGTTGCGCACACCCCTCACCGCCATCAGGGCCTATGTCGAAACGCTCCTCGAGGAGGCCGGCGCCGGGACCGCCGCTTACGCGGAGACCATCCTGCGGCACGCGCGCCGCATGGAGGGGCTCATCGACGATCTCACCGACCTCTCCCGGATCGAGACGGGGGCCGTGCCGATTTCGCCCCGGCTCGTCGACGTGGAGAGGTCGGTGGGCGCGGCGCTCGAGCAGGTCGCGCCCGCCCGCCGGGAGAAGGACGTCGAGGTGAGGCTGCGGCTTCCCCCCGGGCTCGCCGTCCGAGCCGATCCGAAACGGCTGGAGCAGATCCTCGTCAACCTGCTGGACAACGCGATCAAGTTCAACCGGCCCGGAGGGCGCGTGGAGATCGGCGGCCGCCGGCGGCCGGGATGGGTGGAGCTCTGGGTGGAGGACACCGGTGTGGGGATCGCTCCCGAGGATCGGGAGCGGATCTTCGAACGCTTCTTCCAGGCCGACTCCGCCCGTTCGCCGGAACGGAAGGGGACGGGCCTGGGCCTTGCGATCGTCAAGCATCTGATGGAACGGCACGGCGGCCGCGTCGAGTGCCGCTCGACCCCTGGACGGGGCTCGCGCTTCCTGCTGGAATTTCCCGACCCGCCCCGCGAGGACCGCTGA
- a CDS encoding electron transfer flavoprotein subunit alpha/FixB family protein: MADVFLAIAEHEEGKIRRASLEALALARRLAAERGGRAAAAVLAAEPAPLAEELARRGADEVFALAGTALEPYTPDAYRLALAPLIRELSPEWVLMAHTYLAQDMLPTLAAGFGAPVISDCVDCETDADPVVFVRTPYDAKFVARTVDRGPAPRFATLQSGAFSADDLPDDHSGTVTRRDVAVDEGALRRRVIEVREAGGRGVDLSSAEIIVAGGRGLGSKENFDKLVGGLAKALGAAIGASRPVVDSEWLPHEHQIGSSGQIVSPRLYVALGISGAIQHMVGMRGSQVIVSINKDKDAPIFNESTYGIVGDVTEVVPELIKAVEEARSQ, translated from the coding sequence ATGGCGGACGTTTTCCTGGCAATCGCGGAACACGAGGAAGGAAAGATCCGGCGGGCGAGCCTGGAGGCGCTCGCCCTGGCCCGGCGGCTCGCCGCCGAGCGCGGCGGGCGCGCCGCGGCGGCGGTCCTCGCCGCCGAGCCCGCGCCGCTGGCCGAGGAGCTGGCGCGCCGCGGGGCGGACGAGGTTTTCGCCCTCGCGGGAACGGCGCTCGAGCCCTACACGCCCGACGCCTACCGGCTGGCGCTGGCGCCACTGATCCGCGAGCTTTCCCCGGAATGGGTCCTGATGGCGCACACCTACCTCGCCCAGGACATGCTTCCCACCCTCGCCGCCGGCTTCGGTGCCCCGGTCATCAGTGACTGCGTGGACTGCGAGACGGACGCGGATCCGGTCGTCTTCGTGAGGACGCCGTACGACGCGAAGTTCGTCGCGCGGACGGTGGACCGGGGGCCCGCGCCCCGCTTCGCCACGCTCCAGTCCGGCGCGTTCAGTGCGGACGATCTTCCGGACGACCATTCGGGAACCGTGACTCGGCGCGACGTCGCCGTCGATGAGGGCGCGCTTCGGCGCCGGGTGATCGAGGTCCGCGAGGCCGGCGGCCGGGGCGTCGATCTCTCGAGCGCCGAGATCATCGTGGCGGGCGGCCGGGGGCTCGGGAGCAAGGAGAATTTCGACAAGCTGGTCGGCGGGCTGGCGAAGGCGCTCGGCGCTGCCATCGGAGCCTCCCGTCCCGTCGTCGACTCGGAGTGGCTCCCCCACGAACACCAGATCGGTTCGTCGGGACAGATCGTCTCGCCGCGTCTCTACGTGGCGCTCGGCATCTCGGGGGCCATTCAGCACATGGTCGGCATGCGGGGATCGCAGGTGATCGTGTCGATCAACAAGGACAAGGACGCGCCGATCTTCAACGAATCCACCTACGGAATCGTCGGGGACGTGACCGAGGTGGTCCCCGAGCTGATCAAAGCGGTCGAGGAGGCGAGGTCGCAATGA
- a CDS encoding FAD-dependent thymidylate synthase yields the protein MSEGADAFRSPPPEVRLVAAFERPFDGAVAAARTCYSSKGIVWPEEVGGDSLPEGRRDEAIRRRNELARDIYRAGHHTVFQHAHFEFAIDRISRHALWSFFHAHPFYNSEQVSQRYVKVEPGAAAVPRLSEPAAGIYERVLARLQEAYRDLSVRLEPVAERIFFEIFPARRGTARRWRREIRRRAQEAARYVLPVATWARLYHTVSAVTLLRYHRLARLPDLPTEVQYVVRRMVEEVLRWDPSYAEVLEQPLPDEALPENRTLEGLGGAVDPGRADRFAREFDAELGGRVSRLVGFAPDAEATVAQAVREVLGVPRADLDDDAALRLAADPARNPMYGESLNLTSIAKITRALHHAQYTFRRKLSHTADSQDQRHRMTPASRPVLVAHLRDEPDVVLPALALEEEPIRRRFDEAMALAWEGIGRLRREGAPREALVYLLPNAVAVRATESADFLALRHKHAMRLCYNAQEEIWRASLDEALQVSRVHPRLGAFLLPPCTIRRRAGKKPFCPEGRRYCGVPVWGLEPRDYVRRL from the coding sequence GTGAGCGAAGGAGCGGACGCGTTTCGATCGCCGCCGCCGGAGGTGCGGCTCGTCGCGGCATTCGAGCGTCCCTTCGACGGCGCGGTGGCCGCGGCCCGCACCTGCTACTCCTCGAAGGGAATCGTGTGGCCGGAGGAAGTCGGCGGCGACTCCCTCCCCGAAGGGAGGCGCGACGAAGCGATCCGGCGCCGCAACGAGCTCGCGCGCGACATCTACCGGGCGGGGCACCACACGGTCTTTCAACACGCGCACTTCGAGTTCGCCATCGACCGCATCTCGCGTCACGCGCTGTGGAGCTTCTTCCACGCCCACCCGTTCTACAACTCGGAACAGGTCTCCCAGCGGTACGTGAAAGTCGAACCGGGGGCCGCCGCCGTGCCCCGGCTGTCCGAACCCGCCGCCGGCATCTACGAGCGGGTGCTGGCCCGGCTCCAGGAGGCGTACCGCGACCTCAGCGTTCGGCTCGAGCCGGTCGCCGAGCGGATCTTCTTCGAGATCTTCCCGGCCCGCCGGGGGACAGCGCGCCGCTGGCGGCGTGAGATCCGGCGCCGCGCCCAGGAAGCCGCCCGCTACGTGCTTCCGGTGGCGACCTGGGCGCGCTTGTACCACACCGTGTCGGCGGTGACCCTCTTGCGCTACCACCGCCTCGCCCGGCTTCCCGATCTGCCCACGGAAGTGCAGTACGTGGTGCGGCGAATGGTCGAGGAGGTTCTCCGCTGGGATCCGTCCTACGCCGAGGTGCTCGAGCAGCCGCTGCCGGACGAAGCGCTGCCGGAGAACCGCACGCTGGAGGGGCTGGGAGGCGCGGTCGACCCGGGGCGCGCGGACCGGTTCGCGAGGGAATTCGACGCGGAACTCGGGGGACGCGTGTCGCGGCTCGTCGGATTCGCTCCCGATGCCGAGGCGACCGTCGCCCAGGCGGTTCGCGAGGTGCTCGGCGTGCCGCGGGCCGACCTCGATGACGACGCGGCGCTGCGACTCGCCGCCGATCCGGCGCGGAACCCGATGTACGGGGAATCCCTCAATCTGACGAGCATCGCCAAGATCACCCGCGCACTGCACCATGCGCAGTACACTTTCCGGCGCAAACTCTCCCACACCGCCGACTCACAGGACCAGCGACACCGAATGACGCCCGCGAGCCGGCCGGTGCTCGTGGCTCACCTCCGCGACGAGCCCGACGTGGTCCTTCCCGCGCTGGCCCTGGAGGAAGAGCCGATCCGGCGCCGCTTCGACGAGGCGATGGCGCTGGCGTGGGAAGGGATCGGGCGGCTGCGGCGGGAAGGCGCGCCCCGGGAGGCGCTCGTCTACCTCCTCCCGAACGCCGTGGCCGTGCGCGCCACCGAGTCGGCCGACTTCCTGGCTCTGCGCCACAAGCATGCCATGCGGCTGTGCTACAACGCGCAGGAAGAAATCTGGCGGGCCAGTCTGGACGAGGCCCTCCAGGTGAGCCGGGTGCACCCGCGGCTCGGCGCGTTCCTGCTGCCGCCCTGCACGATTCGCCGGCGCGCGGGGAAGAAGCCCTTCTGCCCGGAAGGCCGCCGGTACTGCGGCGTTCCGGTGTGGGGCCTCGAACCCCGCGACTACGTGCGCCGCCTGTGA